From Candidatus Binatus sp., the proteins below share one genomic window:
- the mtaB gene encoding tRNA (N(6)-L-threonylcarbamoyladenosine(37)-C(2))-methylthiotransferase MtaB, with protein MRFAIATLGCKVNQYDSAIIESRLAARGMERCDFSEPADVYIVNTCTVTDRADAESLRIARRARRLNPNARIVMTGCLAQANPEALAKAREVDAVVGLGRLGDLERVIESGAGDRVMVSDLRKQKAPIELGAVTLDGHTRAFLKLQEGCDQFCTFCIVPFSRGASRSVEPRRVMAALDDLHARGFKEVVLSGVHLGGYGKDLEPQIELANLLEMVAERCPLERVRISSLDPEELSDRIVQIISRSEKFCPHLHLPLQAGDDELLSKMRRRYLREHFRERVEKVLSVWPDAAIGTDLIVGFPGETARHFESCFNFVEAIPLSYFHVFPYSVRAGTTAAKLPGRVNPADIKRRAALMRELGERKRHQFARRFVGATLKVLLEERAETGELRGYSRNYVRVQTQAPDELINHEVEVEASAVEGAQLVAEIVRPRGAAAASGRAS; from the coding sequence ATGCGCTTCGCAATCGCCACGCTCGGATGCAAGGTCAATCAGTACGATTCCGCGATTATCGAGTCGCGGCTCGCGGCGCGCGGCATGGAGCGCTGCGATTTTTCCGAGCCTGCCGACGTTTATATCGTTAATACCTGCACGGTGACTGACCGCGCCGACGCGGAGAGCCTCCGGATTGCGCGGCGCGCGCGCCGGCTGAATCCCAACGCGCGCATCGTGATGACCGGATGCCTGGCGCAGGCGAATCCCGAAGCATTAGCGAAGGCGCGCGAAGTCGATGCGGTCGTGGGACTCGGGCGCCTCGGCGATCTCGAGCGCGTGATCGAATCCGGCGCGGGCGATCGCGTGATGGTGTCCGATCTCCGCAAGCAAAAAGCGCCGATCGAACTTGGCGCGGTGACGCTCGACGGCCACACGCGCGCGTTTCTGAAATTGCAGGAAGGATGCGACCAGTTCTGCACCTTCTGTATCGTGCCATTTTCGCGCGGCGCTTCGCGCAGTGTCGAACCGCGGCGCGTGATGGCTGCGCTCGACGATCTGCACGCGCGCGGCTTCAAGGAAGTGGTGCTGTCGGGCGTGCATCTTGGCGGCTACGGGAAGGACCTCGAGCCGCAAATCGAACTGGCGAATCTGCTCGAGATGGTCGCCGAGCGATGTCCGCTCGAGCGCGTGCGAATCAGCTCGCTCGATCCGGAAGAGTTGAGCGATCGAATCGTGCAGATAATTTCGCGCAGCGAAAAATTCTGCCCGCATCTTCATCTGCCGCTGCAGGCCGGCGACGACGAATTGCTGTCGAAGATGCGCCGCCGCTACCTACGCGAGCATTTTCGCGAACGCGTCGAGAAGGTGCTGAGCGTATGGCCCGACGCCGCGATCGGCACCGATCTGATCGTGGGCTTTCCCGGCGAGACGGCGCGTCATTTCGAGTCCTGCTTTAATTTTGTCGAAGCGATCCCGCTGAGCTATTTTCACGTGTTTCCGTATTCGGTTCGCGCGGGGACCACGGCGGCGAAGTTGCCGGGACGAGTTAATCCTGCGGATATCAAGCGCCGCGCCGCGTTGATGCGAGAACTCGGCGAGCGGAAGCGACATCAATTTGCACGTCGTTTCGTCGGCGCCACACTTAAAGTATTGCTTGAAGAGCGGGCGGAGACCGGCGAGCTGCGCGGCTATAGCCGCAATTACGTGCGGGTCCAGACGCAAGCTCCCGATGAATTGATAAATCACGAAGTCGAGGTGGAGGCCTCAGCAGTTGAAGGCGCCCAATTGGTTGCGGAGATTGTTCGGCCGCGCGGAGCAGCCGCGGCGTCCGGCCGAGCCTCCTGA
- the rnc gene encoding ribonuclease III: MKAPNWLRRLFGRAEQPRRPAEPPENPRIKLERAVGYTFGRADLLETALTHPSAAVGTDTHYERLEFLGDAVLDLAIADLLMRKFPTAKEGLLSKQRASIVNARTLALKAQSIELNRIMKLGKGEEKSGGREKTSILAAAFEAVIGAIYTDGGLAPAQHTIEHLFADDIGGPAAERDYKTELQETAYRSFRMQPVYELIATEGPDHAKRFTTRIKIAGRDLGVGEGGSKKQSEQAAARLALERIMQERVESK; encoded by the coding sequence TTGAAGGCGCCCAATTGGTTGCGGAGATTGTTCGGCCGCGCGGAGCAGCCGCGGCGTCCGGCCGAGCCTCCTGAAAATCCCCGAATCAAGCTCGAGCGCGCGGTGGGCTACACGTTTGGCCGCGCCGACCTGCTGGAGACTGCGCTGACGCATCCGAGCGCCGCGGTGGGCACGGACACGCACTATGAACGGCTCGAATTTCTCGGCGATGCGGTGCTTGATTTGGCGATCGCCGATCTCTTGATGCGGAAGTTTCCGACCGCGAAGGAAGGACTGCTCTCGAAGCAGCGCGCATCGATCGTGAACGCGCGCACGCTGGCGCTCAAGGCGCAGTCGATCGAATTGAACCGAATAATGAAACTTGGCAAGGGTGAAGAAAAGAGCGGCGGACGCGAGAAGACCTCGATCCTCGCGGCGGCGTTCGAAGCAGTGATCGGCGCGATCTACACCGACGGCGGCCTCGCGCCCGCGCAGCACACTATCGAGCATCTGTTCGCTGATGATATCGGCGGGCCCGCGGCCGAGCGCGACTACAAAACTGAATTGCAGGAAACGGCGTACCGCAGTTTTCGGATGCAGCCGGTGTACGAACTGATCGCGACCGAAGGTCCCGATCACGCCAAGCGCTTCACCACCCGGATCAAGATCGCGGGGCGCGATCTCGGCGTCGGCGAGGGCGGCAGCAAGAAGCAAAGCGAGCAGGCGGCGGCGCGCCTCGCGCTCGAGCGCATCATGCAGGAGCGCGTTGAATCCAAATGA
- the era gene encoding GTPase Era, whose product MNEHRAGFVAIAGRTNVGKSTLVNRLVGQKIAIVTPRPQTTRRRILGVRSDADSQMLLLDTPGLHEAKKELNQRMVQVARRAIAEGEVIVAVVEAGDTLHPGDRIVLTDIRALKHPTIIAINKVDRLARARILPLIAEINQGFPGAEIVPISALKGENVDELIATIKRLLPLSPALMPEDEYTDQTERMIAEEIVREKIFLKMRQEVPFSTAVRVDEFVEEAERNLKKIRATVIVDRESHKGMLIGAGGRTMKEIATAARIELEQLLGAKVFLEVIVKVERNWTQDPRKIAEFGT is encoded by the coding sequence ATGAATGAGCATCGCGCAGGATTCGTGGCGATCGCGGGCCGGACCAACGTCGGCAAATCGACCCTGGTCAACCGCCTGGTGGGCCAGAAGATCGCGATCGTCACGCCGCGCCCGCAGACCACGCGCCGCAGGATTCTCGGCGTCCGCAGCGACGCGGACTCGCAGATGCTGCTGCTCGATACGCCGGGCCTGCACGAAGCGAAAAAAGAACTGAATCAACGGATGGTGCAGGTCGCGCGGCGCGCAATCGCGGAGGGCGAAGTCATTGTGGCAGTGGTGGAAGCCGGCGATACGCTCCACCCCGGCGATCGGATCGTGCTGACTGACATTCGAGCGCTGAAGCATCCGACCATCATTGCGATCAACAAGGTCGATCGGCTCGCGCGGGCGCGTATCCTGCCGCTGATCGCGGAGATCAATCAGGGCTTTCCGGGAGCGGAAATCGTTCCAATCAGCGCGCTGAAAGGCGAAAACGTCGATGAATTGATCGCGACGATCAAGCGGCTGCTCCCGCTCAGTCCGGCGCTGATGCCCGAGGACGAATACACCGATCAAACCGAGCGGATGATCGCCGAAGAAATCGTGCGCGAGAAAATTTTCCTGAAGATGCGCCAGGAAGTGCCGTTCTCGACGGCGGTGCGCGTCGATGAATTCGTGGAAGAGGCGGAGCGCAATCTCAAGAAGATTCGCGCCACCGTGATTGTCGATCGCGAATCGCACAAGGGGATGCTGATCGGAGCGGGCGGCCGTACGATGAAAGAAATCGCCACCGCGGCGCGGATCGAACTGGAGCAACTGCTCGGCGCAAAGGTGTTTCTCGAAGTTATCGTCAAGGTCGAGCGCAACTGGACGCAGGATCCGCGCAAGATCGCGGAGTTTGGAACGTGA
- the der gene encoding ribosome biogenesis GTPase Der produces the protein MRGGSSGVARGAEAKRIAAEGLPAVVLVGRANAGKSTLFNRIAKGGRAIISAIPGTTRDLNFARAQHNDREFVVVDSGGLELGGRERMTDRIVSEALAAVGVADVVVFLLDGKSGLSDADTEALGLVRETGCPLIMAVNKIDRPGQEAQASEFYALGADDISFISAAHGLGVAELLDRIVAMLPERDATPASGPDLRLALVGRPNVGKSSLLNRLSGFERAIVDDTPGTTRDPVDVRLSAEGREVLLIDTAGIRRPTRVEGELEHHSVGRAIETIKRANVVLLVIDASEGITDQDARLARLADTNDRAMVIVCNKWDVAAKQGLKLATFVRDAHERYPFLEYASMVFTSALTGDGVSGIIAAAIAAGDSWRSVFQTSMLNRILAEATAAMDPPLVDRRRLNIMYVTQVGSAPPRLRFFTNVERGIPAHYVRFLETRFIKALGLVGTPLRLDFRRTGRSWVQGSAPARQPRGKPRPRQKPQRA, from the coding sequence ATGCGCGGCGGATCGAGCGGCGTCGCGCGGGGCGCTGAAGCAAAACGAATCGCGGCGGAAGGATTGCCGGCGGTCGTGCTGGTCGGACGCGCTAACGCCGGCAAATCGACGCTGTTCAATCGAATCGCGAAGGGCGGCCGCGCGATCATCAGCGCGATTCCCGGCACCACCCGCGATTTGAATTTCGCCCGCGCGCAGCACAACGATCGCGAGTTCGTCGTGGTCGATAGCGGCGGCCTGGAGCTTGGCGGACGCGAACGGATGACCGATCGAATCGTGAGCGAGGCGCTCGCCGCAGTTGGCGTCGCGGACGTCGTCGTGTTTCTGCTCGACGGCAAGAGCGGCCTCAGCGACGCGGACACCGAGGCGCTCGGATTGGTGCGCGAAACCGGATGTCCGCTGATCATGGCCGTGAACAAGATCGATCGGCCGGGGCAGGAAGCGCAGGCGTCGGAGTTCTACGCACTCGGCGCCGACGACATCTCCTTTATTTCCGCCGCGCATGGTCTCGGCGTCGCCGAGCTGCTCGATCGAATCGTCGCGATGCTGCCGGAGCGTGATGCCACGCCAGCCTCCGGCCCCGATTTGAGATTGGCGCTGGTCGGTCGGCCCAACGTCGGCAAATCGTCGCTGCTCAACCGGCTCTCGGGATTCGAGCGCGCGATCGTCGACGACACGCCCGGCACCACGCGCGATCCGGTGGACGTGCGGCTTTCGGCTGAGGGCCGCGAGGTGCTGCTGATCGACACCGCGGGGATTCGGCGGCCGACGCGCGTCGAGGGCGAACTCGAGCATCATTCGGTGGGCCGCGCGATCGAAACGATCAAGCGCGCTAACGTCGTGCTGCTGGTGATCGATGCGTCCGAAGGAATCACCGATCAAGACGCACGGCTCGCGCGCCTCGCCGACACCAACGATCGCGCGATGGTGATCGTCTGCAACAAATGGGATGTCGCCGCGAAGCAGGGCCTCAAGCTCGCGACGTTCGTGCGCGACGCTCACGAGCGCTACCCGTTTCTCGAGTACGCGTCGATGGTGTTTACGTCGGCGCTCACGGGCGACGGCGTTAGCGGTATCATCGCGGCGGCGATCGCGGCGGGCGATTCGTGGCGATCGGTGTTTCAAACCTCGATGCTGAATCGAATTCTGGCGGAGGCGACCGCCGCGATGGATCCGCCGCTGGTCGATCGGCGCCGCCTCAACATCATGTATGTCACGCAGGTCGGCAGCGCGCCGCCGCGCTTAAGATTTTTCACCAACGTCGAACGCGGGATTCCTGCTCATTACGTGCGGTTTCTGGAAACTCGGTTCATCAAAGCGCTCGGACTCGTCGGCACGCCGCTCAGGCTCGATTTTCGCCGCACCGGCCGTTCGTGGGTGCAGGGCAGCGCGCCGGCGCGCCAGCCTCGCGGCAAGCCGCGTCCGAGGCAGAAGCCGCAGCGAGCGTGA
- the guaA gene encoding glutamine-hydrolyzing GMP synthase gives MILILDFGSQYTQLIARRVREANVYCEIHPFNLAPDKIREMNPRGIILSGGPASLYEENAPDISDEVLNLGCPVLGICYGLYVIAQHLGAASVGSRAGEYGPATLTIDGDDILFDGLAGREHRVWMSHGDRVEALPAMLTAIAHSGNSPYAAFKTRDGRIRGIQFHPEVVHTPCGAQVLRNFVLRICGERGDWTMANFVETKLAEIRAQVGPTDKVLMGLSGGVDSSVAAALIHRAIGSRLECVFVDTGLLRAGERDRMEHVFAGQLGLELKIVDASEIFLTRLAGVLDPEQKRRIIGHTFIDVFEEEAQSLGDAKFLGQGTLYPDVIESVSFKGPSAVIKSHHNVGGLPERMRLQLVEPLRELFKDEVREAGRSMGLSAEVVDREPFPGPGLAVRIVGEVTCDRLDLLRRADAIVMEETAAAGFGPRIWQSFAVLLPLKTVGVMGDGRSYESVIAIRVVESQDGMTADWARLDPLFLARVSSRITNEVKGVNRVVYDITSKPPATIEWE, from the coding sequence GTGATCCTGATTCTTGATTTCGGCAGTCAATACACGCAGCTAATCGCGCGGCGAGTGCGCGAGGCCAACGTGTATTGCGAGATCCATCCGTTCAATCTCGCGCCCGACAAAATCCGCGAGATGAATCCGCGCGGAATTATTCTTTCCGGCGGCCCTGCGAGCCTGTACGAGGAAAACGCGCCCGATATCAGCGACGAGGTCCTCAACCTCGGATGCCCCGTGCTCGGAATCTGCTACGGCCTGTACGTAATTGCGCAGCATCTCGGCGCCGCGAGCGTCGGTTCGCGCGCGGGCGAGTACGGCCCCGCGACGTTGACGATCGACGGCGACGACATCCTGTTCGATGGCCTGGCCGGCCGCGAGCATCGCGTCTGGATGAGTCACGGCGATCGCGTCGAGGCGCTGCCCGCGATGCTCACCGCGATCGCCCACAGCGGAAATTCGCCGTACGCCGCCTTCAAAACGCGCGACGGCCGAATCCGCGGCATCCAGTTTCATCCTGAAGTAGTTCACACTCCCTGCGGCGCGCAGGTGCTGCGCAATTTCGTGCTCAGGATTTGCGGGGAGCGGGGTGACTGGACGATGGCGAACTTCGTCGAGACCAAGCTCGCCGAGATTCGCGCGCAGGTTGGCCCGACCGACAAGGTTCTGATGGGACTTTCCGGCGGCGTCGATTCGTCGGTTGCCGCCGCACTGATTCATCGCGCGATCGGCTCCCGCCTCGAGTGTGTGTTCGTCGATACGGGATTGCTCCGCGCGGGCGAGCGCGATCGGATGGAGCACGTCTTCGCCGGCCAGCTCGGTCTCGAGCTCAAGATCGTCGATGCGTCCGAAATTTTTCTCACGCGCCTCGCGGGCGTGCTCGATCCCGAGCAGAAGCGACGCATCATCGGCCATACCTTTATCGATGTGTTCGAGGAAGAAGCGCAGTCGCTCGGCGACGCGAAATTTTTAGGCCAGGGCACGCTCTATCCCGACGTGATCGAGTCGGTGTCGTTCAAAGGTCCGTCGGCAGTCATCAAGAGCCATCACAACGTCGGCGGATTGCCGGAGCGGATGCGCCTTCAGTTGGTGGAGCCGCTCCGGGAGCTTTTCAAGGACGAAGTGCGCGAGGCTGGCCGCAGCATGGGCCTGTCAGCGGAGGTCGTCGATCGCGAGCCCTTCCCCGGGCCGGGACTAGCGGTGCGAATCGTCGGCGAGGTCACGTGCGATCGCCTCGACTTGTTGCGTCGCGCCGACGCGATCGTGATGGAAGAAACTGCGGCGGCTGGCTTCGGCCCGAGGATCTGGCAATCGTTCGCAGTGCTGCTGCCGCTCAAGACGGTCGGCGTGATGGGTGACGGCCGCAGCTACGAAAGCGTAATCGCGATTCGCGTCGTCGAGTCGCAGGATGGCATGACGGCTGACTGGGCGCGCCTCGATCCGTTGTTTCTGGCGCGCGTGTCGAGCCGCATCACCAACGAAGTGAAGGGCGTCAATCGCGTCGTTTACGACATCACGTCCAAGCCGCCCGCGACTATCGAGTGGGAGTGA
- the gltX gene encoding glutamate--tRNA ligase, giving the protein MVKVRTRFAPSPTGSLHIGNVRSGLFAWLFARHNGGAFILRIDDTDRERSSKESLEEQLGDLRWLGMDWDEGPPDPAYFQTNRVERHRTAALTLLLEQKAYPCYCSAEELDAKRKQAERERRRPVYDRKCRNLDFSPDLALPEKAAGRNYTIRFKAPLDGETVLDDLVKGRMVFQNADLDDWIIIRSDGSPIYNFASVLDDADLSITHIVRGDDHVPNTPRQIQMFEALGFAPPAFAHMPQVLGPDGSPLSKRHGATSVIAYREGGYFPEAMLNYLARLGWSHGDQEIFSKDELVQFFSFAECGKSAGIFNAEKLLWLNFHYLKQRPIPQLAREVKPFIEKRGWPIPGDDAWLEKMVSTLHERAKTLDELAEFAVFYLKDDIAIDAKAAAKFLKPEIAEPLRALASEIGSIDGEFTAPAVQQVFERVLAKYNLKLGQLAQPVRVAITGGTVSPGIYEVIEVLGKERTVKRLASAVERIKKGT; this is encoded by the coding sequence ATCGTGAAGGTCCGCACCCGCTTCGCGCCGAGCCCGACCGGCTCGCTGCACATCGGCAACGTCCGCTCGGGGCTGTTTGCGTGGCTCTTTGCGCGCCACAACGGCGGCGCATTCATCCTGCGAATCGACGACACCGATCGCGAGCGCTCGAGCAAGGAATCGCTCGAGGAACAACTCGGCGATTTGCGATGGCTCGGGATGGATTGGGACGAAGGTCCACCCGATCCCGCGTACTTTCAGACCAATCGCGTCGAGCGTCATCGCACGGCCGCGCTCACTTTGCTGCTCGAGCAAAAGGCCTATCCGTGCTATTGCAGCGCCGAAGAATTGGACGCGAAACGCAAGCAGGCTGAGCGCGAACGCCGCCGCCCGGTGTACGATCGCAAATGCCGCAACCTCGACTTTTCGCCAGACCTTGCGCTGCCCGAAAAAGCGGCCGGCCGCAACTACACGATTCGCTTCAAGGCGCCGCTCGACGGCGAGACCGTGCTCGACGATCTCGTGAAGGGCCGCATGGTTTTTCAGAACGCCGATCTCGACGACTGGATCATCATCCGCTCGGATGGCTCGCCGATTTACAACTTCGCGAGCGTGCTCGACGACGCCGACTTATCCATCACGCACATCGTGCGCGGCGACGATCACGTGCCGAACACGCCGCGGCAGATTCAGATGTTCGAGGCGCTCGGCTTCGCGCCGCCTGCGTTCGCGCATATGCCGCAGGTGCTCGGTCCCGACGGCTCGCCGCTCTCGAAGCGTCACGGCGCGACGTCGGTGATCGCGTATCGCGAGGGCGGGTATTTTCCCGAGGCGATGCTCAATTATCTCGCGCGGCTTGGCTGGTCGCATGGCGATCAGGAAATTTTCTCGAAGGATGAACTGGTCCAGTTTTTCAGTTTCGCCGAATGCGGCAAGTCGGCCGGCATTTTTAACGCCGAAAAATTGTTGTGGCTGAATTTCCACTATCTTAAGCAGCGGCCGATACCGCAGTTGGCGCGCGAGGTCAAGCCGTTCATCGAAAAGCGCGGATGGCCGATTCCGGGTGATGACGCGTGGCTCGAAAAGATGGTCTCGACGCTGCACGAGCGCGCCAAGACGCTCGATGAACTCGCCGAGTTCGCGGTCTTCTATCTGAAGGATGACATCGCGATTGATGCGAAGGCTGCCGCGAAATTTCTGAAACCCGAGATCGCCGAACCACTGCGCGCGTTGGCGTCCGAGATCGGTTCGATCGACGGCGAATTCACGGCGCCGGCGGTGCAGCAGGTCTTCGAGCGGGTTCTCGCGAAGTACAATTTGAAGCTCGGACAACTGGCGCAGCCGGTGCGCGTCGCGATCACCGGAGGCACCGTCAGTCCGGGCATCTATGAAGTGATCGAGGTGCTCGGCAAGGAGCGCACCGTCAAGCGTCTCGCCAGCGCCGTGGAACGCATCAAAAAGGGCACTTGA
- the clpP gene encoding ATP-dependent Clp endopeptidase proteolytic subunit ClpP codes for MSVLVPYVVEQTGRGERSYDIYSRLLKDRIVFMGGTVTDDLANIVTAQLLFLESEDPEREINMYINSPGGSVTAGLAIYDTMQFVKPPVSTLCVGQASSMGATLLAAGAKGRRYALPHARILIHQVSGGFEGQASDIEIHAREALRLREILNGILSRHTGQNIKKVEKDTDRDNFMSAAQAVEYGLIDEVISGRPVKSSL; via the coding sequence ATGAGTGTTCTTGTTCCTTACGTTGTCGAGCAGACGGGCCGAGGCGAGCGGTCGTACGATATCTATTCGCGGCTGCTGAAGGATCGAATCGTCTTCATGGGCGGGACCGTCACCGACGATCTTGCTAACATCGTCACCGCGCAACTGCTGTTCCTCGAATCCGAGGATCCCGAGCGCGAAATCAATATGTACATCAATTCTCCCGGCGGTTCGGTAACGGCGGGCCTCGCGATTTACGACACCATGCAATTCGTGAAGCCGCCGGTGTCGACGCTATGCGTCGGGCAGGCCTCCAGCATGGGTGCGACGTTGCTCGCGGCGGGCGCCAAGGGCCGCCGCTACGCACTTCCGCATGCGCGCATTTTGATTCATCAAGTGTCGGGCGGATTCGAGGGACAGGCGTCCGATATCGAGATTCACGCGCGCGAGGCGCTCCGGCTGCGCGAAATTTTGAACGGAATCCTGTCGCGCCACACCGGCCAGAACATCAAGAAGGTCGAGAAGGACACCGATCGCGACAACTTCATGTCGGCGGCGCAGGCGGTCGAGTACGGCCTCATCGACGAAGTGATCTCGGGACGCCCGGTCAAATCGTCGCTCTAG
- a CDS encoding HPP family protein produces the protein MIGAPDSDSYQRGWYELEPDREAGLSGGARIAADAIATIYIAAIAATATATGIYFIMFPELGALSYDVFGRPRGRWSNSPTYLALTPVITAILGVVVTRAMPYGVASVMITVIGALAIILAMRSPVAPAISAGLLPLVLGIKSWMYPPGILFGTTLLALMSIGWRRYHASPSDDVSREPQPDANPTGIAWLIALLTFVALAACVVRITGLRFILFPPLVVMAYEMFAHEASCAWADKPFRLPVAAFLASAGGFAFWHFFGATPLTAASAMICGIVVLRATRVHVPPALAVALLPMVMDAPTIAYPFAVGFGTLMLTLWFYLYRRVLGAIN, from the coding sequence ATGATTGGCGCGCCAGACAGCGACTCGTATCAACGCGGATGGTATGAACTCGAACCGGATCGCGAGGCGGGACTTTCCGGCGGCGCGCGTATCGCGGCCGACGCGATCGCGACGATTTACATCGCTGCGATTGCCGCGACGGCCACCGCCACCGGAATTTACTTCATCATGTTTCCCGAACTCGGCGCGCTTTCCTACGACGTCTTCGGCCGCCCGCGCGGACGCTGGAGCAATTCGCCGACGTATCTCGCGCTGACGCCGGTCATCACCGCGATCCTCGGTGTCGTCGTGACGCGCGCCATGCCTTACGGCGTCGCGTCGGTGATGATCACCGTGATCGGCGCGCTGGCCATTATTCTCGCGATGCGCTCGCCGGTCGCGCCCGCGATTTCGGCCGGCCTCCTGCCGCTGGTGCTCGGAATCAAAAGCTGGATGTATCCGCCCGGGATTCTGTTCGGGACGACGTTGCTCGCGCTGATGTCGATCGGCTGGCGGCGATATCACGCCAGTCCGAGCGATGACGTCTCGCGCGAGCCCCAACCCGACGCGAACCCGACTGGAATCGCGTGGCTGATAGCTCTGCTCACGTTCGTCGCGCTCGCGGCCTGCGTCGTCCGCATCACGGGGCTTCGCTTCATCCTGTTTCCGCCGTTGGTGGTGATGGCTTACGAAATGTTCGCGCACGAGGCGTCGTGCGCGTGGGCTGACAAGCCATTCAGGCTGCCGGTCGCGGCTTTCCTCGCTTCGGCAGGCGGCTTTGCGTTCTGGCATTTCTTTGGAGCGACTCCGCTGACCGCCGCGAGCGCCATGATTTGCGGAATCGTGGTATTGCGCGCGACACGAGTGCACGTTCCGCCCGCGCTGGCGGTCGCGTTGCTGCCGATGGTGATGGATGCGCCGACTATCGCGTATCCATTCGCGGTGGGATTCGGCACGCTGATGCTGACGCTGTGGTTCTATCTCTATCGCCGCGTGCTCGGCGCGATCAATTGA
- a CDS encoding DUF885 domain-containing protein, with product MNRLKAVHIRAATACCAGLIACIVLLASSSSRSSADSAVSNSAARFHQETAEFIEAELRLYPERATALGDHRFDDRVNDLSRAGATAVIDHAHEWIRIFGGDDPHALAAADEADREWLLAHLDGELLWNEQIRTYERDPGGYLPTSAINALIKRDFAPLPSRMHSVAAREIAALKNLEAARINLKPTATPKVAIEITLQQMAATIAFFRSDVPLAFAKLPDGPDKSNFARANANLIAAIEDYSRWLEHDLTPHASGKYAIGADAYRRMLADADMVDLPLEQLETVGVNELARLQAEFVKTAAAIEPGRAPADVMKALAREHPDSAEVLPAVASGLEDLRRYVLEHHLAAIPSDVLPLVRETPPYMRATTFASMDTPGPFEKSTEAFFYVTLPEPSWSAEKKAQLLAFYARPAISDTSVHEVYPGHYVQFLNNRLLPDQVRRIYHSGANAEGWALYCEQMMLDEGLHRGDPKYRLAQLQMALMRACRYLAGIRMHTRGMTVDEAAKFFETNAYQTPHNAMVEALRGTDDPGYLRYQLGKLMILKLREDVRRQQGAAFDLGKFHDDFLKQGAIPIKLIRRAMLGTDGPLL from the coding sequence ATGAATCGATTGAAAGCGGTTCACATCCGAGCCGCCACCGCTTGCTGCGCGGGCCTGATTGCCTGCATCGTTCTGCTCGCGTCTAGTTCTTCGCGATCGAGCGCCGACTCGGCGGTATCGAACTCCGCCGCTCGCTTCCATCAAGAGACTGCGGAGTTCATCGAAGCTGAACTGCGGCTTTATCCGGAGCGCGCGACGGCGCTTGGCGATCATCGCTTCGACGATCGCGTTAACGATTTGTCCAGGGCGGGCGCAACCGCCGTAATCGATCACGCACACGAGTGGATCAGGATTTTCGGCGGCGACGATCCGCACGCGCTGGCTGCGGCGGACGAGGCCGATCGCGAATGGCTGCTCGCTCATCTGGATGGAGAACTGCTGTGGAACGAGCAAATTCGCACCTATGAGCGCGATCCGGGCGGTTATCTTCCAACGTCGGCGATCAACGCGCTGATAAAGCGCGACTTTGCGCCGCTGCCATCGAGGATGCATTCGGTGGCGGCGCGCGAAATCGCCGCGCTCAAAAATCTCGAAGCGGCGCGAATCAATCTGAAGCCGACTGCGACGCCGAAGGTCGCGATCGAGATCACGCTGCAGCAGATGGCGGCGACGATCGCATTTTTTCGGAGCGACGTGCCGCTCGCATTCGCGAAATTGCCAGACGGTCCAGACAAGTCGAACTTCGCCCGCGCGAACGCAAATCTGATCGCGGCGATCGAAGACTACTCGCGATGGCTCGAGCACGATCTGACGCCGCACGCTTCGGGCAAATACGCGATCGGCGCTGACGCGTACCGCCGGATGCTCGCGGACGCCGACATGGTCGATTTGCCGCTCGAGCAACTCGAGACAGTTGGCGTGAATGAACTCGCGCGCCTGCAAGCCGAGTTCGTCAAGACGGCCGCCGCGATCGAGCCGGGCCGCGCGCCCGCCGACGTGATGAAGGCGCTGGCTCGCGAGCATCCTGATAGCGCGGAAGTCCTGCCCGCGGTCGCATCTGGGCTCGAAGATCTTCGCCGCTACGTGCTCGAGCATCATCTCGCGGCGATTCCCTCCGACGTGTTGCCGCTGGTTCGTGAAACACCACCGTACATGCGCGCGACTACGTTCGCCTCGATGGACACGCCGGGGCCGTTCGAAAAATCCACCGAAGCTTTTTTCTATGTCACGTTGCCGGAGCCGTCGTGGAGCGCGGAGAAGAAGGCGCAACTGCTCGCGTTCTATGCGCGCCCCGCGATTTCAGATACGTCGGTGCACGAGGTTTATCCCGGCCACTACGTGCAGTTCTTGAACAACCGGCTGCTGCCGGATCAGGTAAGGCGGATTTATCATTCGGGCGCGAACGCCGAAGGATGGGCGCTATACTGCGAGCAGATGATGCTCGACGAAGGGCTGCATCGCGGCGACCCGAAATATCGGCTCGCGCAATTGCAGATGGCGCTGATGCGCGCGTGCCGCTACCTCGCGGGAATCCGGATGCACACGCGCGGGATGACGGTGGACGAGGCCGCGAAGTTTTTCGAGACCAATGCCTATCAGACGCCGCACAACGCGATGGTCGAGGCGCTGCGCGGCACCGACGATCCGGGCTATCTGCGGTATCAGCTTGGCAAGCTGATGATTTTGAAATTGCGCGAAGACGTGCGGCGCCAGCAAGGAGCGGCATTCGACCTCGGCAAATTCCACGACGATTTTCTCAAGCAGGGTGCGATCCCGATCAAATTGATTCGCCGCGCGATGCTCGGTACCGACGGCCCGTTGCTCTAA